In a genomic window of Streptomyces sp. SJL17-4:
- the cimA gene encoding citramalate synthase: MTTENAESQRLDDSFHVFDTTLRDGAQREGINLTVADKLTIARHLDEFGVGFIEGGWPGANPRDTEFFARARQEIAFRNAQLVAFGATRRPGGDAAVDPQVKALLDSGAPVITLVAKSHDRHVELALRTTLDENLEMVRDTVSHLVSQGRRVFVDCEHFFDGYKANPDYAKAVVRAAYEAGADVVILCDTNGGMLPAQIQAVVATVLADTGARLGIHAQDDTGCAVANTLAAVDAGATHVQCTANGYGERVGNANLFPVVAALELKYGKKVLPDGALAEMTRISHAIAEVVNLTPSTHQPYVGVSAFAHKAGLHASAIKVDPDLYQHIDPELVGNTMRMLVSDMAGRASIELKGKELGVDLGDDRALVARVVERVKERELQGYTYEAADASFELLLREEAEGRARRYFRTESWRAIVEDRPDGTHANEATVKLWAKGERIVATAEGNGPVNALDRAMRLALERIYPQLAKFELVDYKVRILEGRHGTESTTRVLITTSDGNGEWSTVGVGENVIAASWQALEDAFTYGVLRAGIDPTE; the protein is encoded by the coding sequence ATGACCACGGAGAACGCCGAGAGCCAGCGCCTCGACGACAGCTTCCATGTCTTCGACACGACGCTGCGCGACGGGGCGCAGCGTGAAGGCATCAATCTCACCGTCGCGGACAAGCTGACCATCGCCCGGCACCTCGACGAGTTCGGCGTGGGCTTCATCGAGGGTGGCTGGCCGGGCGCCAACCCGCGTGACACGGAGTTCTTCGCCCGCGCCCGTCAGGAGATCGCGTTCAGGAACGCGCAGCTCGTGGCCTTCGGTGCCACCCGCAGGCCGGGCGGCGACGCCGCCGTCGACCCGCAGGTCAAGGCCCTCCTGGACTCCGGCGCCCCGGTCATCACGCTCGTCGCCAAGTCGCACGACCGGCACGTCGAGCTGGCCCTGCGCACCACCCTCGACGAGAACCTGGAGATGGTCCGCGACACCGTCTCCCACCTGGTCTCCCAGGGCCGCCGCGTCTTCGTCGACTGCGAGCACTTCTTCGACGGCTACAAGGCCAACCCCGACTACGCCAAGGCCGTCGTCCGCGCCGCGTACGAGGCCGGCGCCGATGTCGTCATCCTGTGCGACACCAACGGCGGCATGCTCCCCGCCCAGATCCAGGCCGTCGTCGCCACCGTCCTCGCCGACACCGGCGCCCGCCTCGGCATCCACGCCCAGGACGACACCGGCTGCGCCGTCGCCAACACCCTCGCCGCCGTCGACGCCGGCGCCACCCACGTCCAGTGCACCGCCAACGGCTACGGCGAGCGGGTCGGCAACGCCAACCTCTTCCCCGTCGTCGCGGCCCTGGAACTCAAGTACGGCAAGAAGGTGCTGCCCGACGGCGCCCTCGCCGAGATGACCCGGATCTCGCACGCCATCGCCGAGGTCGTCAACCTCACCCCCTCCACCCACCAGCCGTACGTCGGCGTCTCCGCCTTCGCGCACAAGGCCGGACTCCACGCCTCCGCGATCAAGGTCGACCCCGACCTCTACCAGCACATCGACCCCGAGCTCGTCGGCAACACCATGCGGATGCTCGTCTCCGACATGGCCGGCCGGGCCTCCATCGAGCTCAAGGGCAAGGAGCTCGGCGTCGACCTGGGCGACGACCGCGCGCTCGTGGCCCGGGTCGTCGAACGGGTCAAGGAGCGCGAGCTCCAGGGCTACACCTACGAGGCCGCCGACGCCTCCTTCGAGCTGCTCCTGCGGGAGGAGGCCGAGGGCCGGGCCCGCCGCTACTTCCGTACCGAGTCCTGGCGCGCGATCGTCGAGGACCGCCCCGACGGCACCCACGCCAACGAGGCCACCGTGAAGCTCTGGGCCAAGGGTGAGCGGATCGTCGCCACCGCCGAGGGCAACGGCCCCGTCAACGCCCTCGACCGCGCGATGCGCCTCGCCCTGGAACGGATCTACCCGCAGCTCGCCAAGTTCGAGCTGGTCGACTACAAGGTCCGCATCCTGGAAGGCCGCCACGGCACCGAGTCCACCACCCGCGTCCTGATCACCACCAGCGACGGCAACGGCGAGTGGTCGACGGTCGGCGTCGGCGAGAACGTCATCGCCGCCTCCTGGCAGGCCCTGGAGGACGCCTTCACGTACGGGGTGCTGCGGGCCGGGATCGACCCCACCGAGTAG
- a CDS encoding MFS transporter translates to MGREQWKKIWVGSAGNMVEWFDWFVYASFATYFAGAFFPEGNDTAKLMNTAGIFAVGFFMRPVGGWLLGRVGDRKGRKAALTLTVTLMSASALLIAVAPTYAVAGYGGAAVLLIARLLQGLSVGGEYAASATYLTEASAPEHRGFASSFQYVSMTAGQILGLGLLLILQQTLSTEALHSWGWRIPFVLGALGAAVVFYLRRTMLETEVYETTADDGVASDQKGTLKALWGHKREAFLVIALTMGGTVAYYTYTTYLTKYLSNSAGLPKQTATLVSFCALIVFACLQPLAGRLSDRIGRRPLLITFAVGSTLLTVPILTMLKHAGSFWPALGLSLLALLVITGYTSINACVKAELFPTGIRALGVALPYAIANALFGGTAEYVALWFKDAGIESGFYWYVAGCAAVSLVVYLTMRETRDIDLGRVGASGSGSLPGQKRDQLPVS, encoded by the coding sequence ATGGGACGAGAGCAATGGAAGAAGATCTGGGTCGGCTCCGCGGGCAACATGGTGGAGTGGTTCGACTGGTTCGTGTACGCGAGCTTCGCCACCTACTTCGCGGGGGCGTTCTTCCCCGAGGGCAACGACACCGCCAAACTCATGAACACCGCCGGCATCTTCGCCGTCGGCTTCTTCATGCGGCCCGTCGGCGGCTGGCTCCTGGGCCGGGTCGGTGACCGCAAGGGCCGCAAGGCGGCCCTCACCCTCACCGTCACCCTGATGTCCGCCTCCGCGCTCCTCATCGCGGTCGCGCCCACCTACGCGGTCGCCGGATACGGCGGCGCGGCCGTCCTCCTGATCGCCCGCCTCCTCCAGGGGCTCTCGGTCGGCGGCGAGTACGCCGCCAGCGCCACCTACCTCACCGAGGCCTCCGCGCCGGAGCACCGCGGCTTCGCCTCCAGCTTCCAGTACGTGTCGATGACCGCGGGCCAGATCCTCGGTCTCGGCCTGCTGCTGATCCTCCAGCAGACCCTGTCCACCGAGGCCCTGCACAGCTGGGGCTGGCGCATCCCCTTCGTCCTCGGCGCCCTCGGCGCGGCCGTCGTCTTCTACCTCCGCCGCACGATGCTGGAGACGGAGGTGTACGAGACCACCGCCGACGACGGGGTCGCGAGCGACCAGAAGGGCACCCTCAAGGCCCTGTGGGGGCACAAGCGCGAGGCCTTCCTCGTCATCGCGCTCACCATGGGCGGGACCGTGGCGTACTACACGTACACCACCTACCTCACCAAGTACCTCTCCAACTCCGCCGGCCTCCCCAAGCAGACCGCGACCCTGGTCTCCTTCTGCGCCCTCATCGTCTTCGCCTGCCTCCAGCCGCTGGCCGGCCGCCTCTCCGACCGCATCGGCCGCCGCCCGCTGCTCATCACCTTCGCGGTGGGCTCCACCCTCCTCACCGTGCCGATCCTGACGATGCTGAAGCACGCGGGCTCCTTCTGGCCGGCCCTCGGCCTCTCCCTGCTCGCCCTGCTCGTCATCACCGGCTACACCTCCATCAACGCCTGCGTGAAGGCCGAGCTCTTCCCCACGGGCATCCGCGCCCTCGGCGTCGCCCTGCCGTACGCCATCGCCAACGCGCTCTTCGGCGGCACCGCCGAGTACGTCGCCCTCTGGTTCAAGGACGCGGGCATCGAGTCGGGCTTCTACTGGTACGTCGCGGGCTGCGCGGCCGTCTCCCTGGTCGTCTACCTCACGATGCGGGAGACCCGGGACATCGACCTGGGCCGGGTCGGCGCGTCCGGCTCCGGCTCCCTGCCCGGACAGAAGCGAGATCAGCTGCCCGTATCGTGA
- a CDS encoding TetR/AcrR family transcriptional regulator, whose amino-acid sequence MGTIAERGLDGLTMAGLGRQVGMSSGHLLYYFRTKDELLLQTLEWSEGRLGAERSALLSRPGTARERLDGYVDVYVPDGPRDPHWILWLEVWNRSQNADADARIRQAAIEGAWHRDLVAILAEGVSRGEFRAVDPDRFATRTRALLDGFSVHVAVGVPGTGREQVLEHVREFIEQDLLARP is encoded by the coding sequence ATGGGCACCATCGCCGAGCGTGGGCTCGACGGGCTCACCATGGCGGGGCTCGGGCGGCAGGTCGGGATGAGCAGCGGGCACCTGCTCTACTACTTCCGCACCAAGGACGAGCTGCTGCTCCAGACCCTGGAGTGGAGCGAGGGGCGCCTCGGCGCCGAGCGGAGCGCGCTGCTGTCCCGGCCGGGGACCGCACGCGAGCGGCTCGACGGGTACGTCGACGTCTACGTGCCCGACGGGCCGCGCGATCCGCACTGGATCCTCTGGCTGGAGGTCTGGAACCGGTCACAGAACGCCGACGCCGACGCCCGGATCCGCCAGGCCGCCATCGAGGGGGCCTGGCACCGGGACCTGGTCGCGATCCTGGCCGAGGGCGTCTCGCGCGGGGAGTTCCGGGCCGTCGACCCGGACCGCTTCGCCACCCGTACGAGGGCGCTCCTGGACGGCTTCAGCGTGCACGTCGCCGTGGGCGTCCCCGGTACCGGCCGGGAGCAGGTCCTGGAGCACGTGCGGGAGTTCATCGAGCAGGACTTGCTGGCGCGACCGTAA
- a CDS encoding agmatine deiminase family protein gives MTYRMPAEWMPHERTWMAWPSPNPTFTNADELAEARTAWASVARAVRRFEPVTMVVAPGDAESARALVGEDVDLVERDLDDAWMRDIGPTFVTDGTELAAVDWVFNGWGGQDWARWEHDSKIARHVADAAGVPVLSSPLVNEGGAIHVDGEGTVLLTDTVQLGSGRNPGWTREQVEAEIHAKLGTTKAIWLPHGLTGDYGLYGTQGHVDIVAAFARPGTVLVHSQQDPAHPDYERSRMYVNILRGQTDAQGRPLEVVEIPAPTVLKDEEGDWVDYSYINHYLCNDGVVLCAFDDPHDELAAEIFRRLFPEREVVLVDARTIFAGGGGIHCITQQQPRV, from the coding sequence ATGACCTACCGCATGCCCGCCGAGTGGATGCCGCACGAGCGCACCTGGATGGCCTGGCCGAGCCCCAACCCCACCTTCACCAACGCCGACGAGCTGGCCGAGGCCCGCACGGCCTGGGCGTCCGTGGCCCGTGCCGTACGCCGCTTCGAGCCGGTCACGATGGTGGTGGCCCCCGGCGACGCCGAGTCGGCCCGCGCCCTCGTGGGTGAGGACGTCGACCTGGTCGAGCGGGACCTCGACGACGCCTGGATGCGGGACATCGGCCCGACCTTCGTCACCGACGGCACCGAACTGGCCGCCGTGGACTGGGTGTTCAACGGCTGGGGCGGCCAGGACTGGGCCCGTTGGGAGCACGACTCGAAGATCGCCCGCCACGTCGCGGACGCGGCGGGCGTCCCGGTCCTCTCCTCGCCCCTCGTGAACGAGGGCGGCGCCATCCACGTGGACGGCGAGGGCACGGTGCTGCTGACCGACACCGTCCAGCTCGGCTCCGGCCGCAACCCCGGGTGGACCCGCGAGCAGGTCGAGGCCGAGATCCACGCCAAGCTCGGCACGACGAAGGCGATCTGGCTCCCGCACGGCCTCACCGGCGACTACGGCCTCTACGGCACCCAGGGGCACGTCGACATCGTCGCCGCGTTCGCCCGCCCCGGCACGGTCCTCGTCCACAGCCAGCAGGACCCGGCCCACCCCGACTACGAGCGCTCGCGGATGTACGTGAACATCCTGCGCGGCCAGACCGACGCCCAGGGCCGCCCCCTGGAGGTCGTCGAGATCCCGGCCCCGACCGTCCTCAAGGACGAGGAAGGCGACTGGGTCGACTACTCGTATATCAACCACTACCTGTGCAACGACGGCGTGGTCCTCTGCGCCTTCGACGACCCGCACGACGAACTGGCGGCCGAGATCTTCCGCCGCCTCTTCCCGGAACGCGAGGTCGTCCTCGTCGACGCGCGCACGATCTTCGCAGGTGGGGGCGGCATCCACTGCATCACCCAGCAGCAGCCGAGGGTCTGA
- a CDS encoding urease subunit alpha: MDPYEYASVHGPRTGDRVVLGDSGLVVRVESDSQRPGDEFLAGFGKTARDGLHLKAAAVRETCDVVISNVLVIDAVLGIRKVSIGIREGRIHAIGRAGNPDTLDGVDVVVGTGTSIVSGEGLIATAGAVDTHVHLLSPRIMEASLASGVTTVIGQEFGPVWGVGVNSPWALRHAFGAFDAWPVNIGFLARGSSSDPAPLVEALAEGGASGFKVHEDMGAHTRALDTALRVAEEHDVQVALHSDGLNECLSVEDTLRVLDGRTIHAFHIEGCGGGHVPNVLKMAGVPNVIGSSTNPTLPFGRDAVAEHYGMIVSVHDLKTDLPGDAAMARDRIRAGTMGAEDVLHDLGAIGITSSDAQGMGRAGETVRRTFAMAGKMKAELGPIEGDGAHDDNARVLRYIAKLTINPAIAHGLAHEIGSIEVGKMADIVLWKPQFFGAKPQMVIKNGFPAWGVVGDPNAATDTCEPLVLGPLFGGHGATPADISVAFVAQAAVDLGSDRMPTRRRRVPVRGTRGIGPADLRLNSRTGDVQVDGRTGLVSLDGAPIRSEAADSVSLNRLYFL; this comes from the coding sequence ATGGACCCGTACGAGTACGCATCCGTGCACGGCCCCCGGACCGGCGACCGTGTCGTCCTGGGCGACTCCGGGCTGGTCGTCCGGGTCGAGTCGGACTCCCAGCGGCCGGGGGACGAGTTCCTGGCCGGCTTCGGCAAGACCGCCCGCGACGGCCTGCACCTCAAGGCCGCGGCCGTCCGTGAGACCTGCGACGTCGTGATCAGCAACGTGCTGGTGATCGACGCCGTCCTCGGCATCCGCAAGGTGTCCATCGGCATCCGCGAGGGCCGGATCCACGCGATCGGCCGGGCCGGCAACCCCGACACCCTCGACGGGGTGGACGTCGTCGTCGGCACCGGCACCTCGATCGTCTCCGGCGAGGGGCTGATCGCCACCGCCGGAGCCGTCGACACCCATGTCCACCTGCTCTCGCCCCGGATCATGGAGGCCTCGCTCGCGAGCGGCGTCACCACGGTCATCGGCCAGGAGTTCGGCCCGGTGTGGGGCGTCGGCGTGAACTCGCCGTGGGCGCTGCGTCACGCCTTCGGCGCCTTCGACGCCTGGCCGGTCAACATCGGCTTCCTGGCCCGGGGGTCGTCCTCGGACCCGGCGCCGCTGGTGGAGGCGCTCGCCGAGGGCGGGGCGTCCGGCTTCAAGGTCCACGAGGACATGGGCGCCCACACGCGCGCGCTCGACACCGCGCTGCGGGTGGCCGAGGAGCACGACGTCCAGGTCGCCCTGCACAGCGACGGCCTGAACGAGTGCCTCTCGGTCGAGGACACCCTGCGGGTCCTGGACGGCCGTACCATCCACGCCTTCCACATCGAGGGCTGCGGCGGCGGGCACGTACCCAACGTCCTGAAGATGGCGGGCGTGCCGAACGTCATCGGCTCCTCCACCAACCCCACGCTCCCCTTCGGCCGCGACGCCGTCGCCGAGCACTACGGGATGATCGTCTCCGTCCACGACCTGAAGACCGACCTCCCGGGCGACGCCGCCATGGCGCGCGACCGGATCCGGGCCGGGACGATGGGCGCGGAGGACGTCCTGCACGACCTCGGCGCGATCGGAATCACCTCCTCCGACGCGCAGGGGATGGGAAGGGCCGGCGAGACCGTACGCCGGACCTTCGCCATGGCCGGAAAGATGAAGGCCGAGCTCGGGCCGATCGAGGGCGACGGCGCGCACGACGACAACGCGCGCGTGCTGCGCTACATCGCCAAGCTCACCATCAACCCGGCGATCGCCCACGGCCTCGCCCACGAGATCGGCTCGATCGAGGTCGGCAAGATGGCCGACATCGTGCTGTGGAAGCCGCAGTTCTTCGGCGCCAAGCCGCAGATGGTCATCAAGAACGGCTTCCCCGCGTGGGGGGTCGTGGGCGATCCGAACGCCGCCACCGACACCTGTGAACCGCTCGTCCTCGGACCGCTGTTCGGCGGGCACGGCGCCACGCCGGCCGACATCTCGGTCGCGTTCGTCGCCCAGGCGGCCGTCGACCTCGGTTCCGACCGGATGCCGACCCGCCGGCGCCGCGTCCCCGTACGCGGTACCCGCGGCATCGGCCCCGCGGACCTGCGGCTCAACTCCCGTACGGGAGACGTCCAGGTCGACGGCCGGACCGGCCTCGTCTCCCTCGACGGCGCGCCGATCCGCTCCGAGGCGGCCGACTCCGTCTCGCTCAACCGCCTCTACTTCCTCTAG
- the ureA gene encoding urease subunit gamma, translating into MRLTPTERDRLLLFGAAELARARRARGLRLNVPEATALIADTVCEAARDGKRLAEAIEAARSVLGPDDVLPGVADVVTEVHVEAVFDDGSRLAVVAAPIGGGSLGEAAPGALLPGPGHPASEPTLTLPVRNTATVPVSVTSHFHFFEVNPRLDFDRAAAYGMRLAIPAGASFRFDPGGEAEVGLVPIGGARVAIGFAGLVDGPLDAPGAREEALRRAAACGYLGVENGDEN; encoded by the coding sequence GTGCGACTGACCCCCACGGAACGCGACCGGCTGCTGCTCTTCGGCGCCGCCGAGCTCGCCCGTGCCCGCCGGGCCCGCGGACTGCGGCTCAATGTCCCCGAGGCGACCGCGCTCATCGCGGACACGGTCTGCGAGGCGGCCCGCGACGGCAAGCGACTCGCCGAGGCGATCGAGGCCGCCCGCTCGGTCCTCGGCCCCGACGACGTCCTGCCCGGCGTCGCCGACGTGGTCACCGAGGTCCATGTCGAGGCCGTCTTCGACGACGGCTCGCGGCTCGCGGTCGTCGCCGCCCCGATCGGCGGCGGCAGCCTGGGCGAGGCCGCGCCGGGCGCGCTGCTGCCCGGCCCCGGGCACCCGGCGTCGGAGCCGACGCTCACCCTCCCCGTACGGAACACGGCGACGGTCCCCGTGAGCGTCACCTCGCACTTCCACTTCTTCGAGGTCAACCCGCGCCTCGACTTCGACCGCGCCGCCGCCTACGGCATGCGCCTCGCCATCCCGGCCGGCGCCTCCTTCCGCTTCGACCCGGGCGGCGAGGCGGAGGTCGGTCTCGTACCGATCGGCGGCGCCCGCGTCGCCATCGGCTTCGCGGGCCTGGTCGACGGCCCGCTCGACGCGCCGGGCGCGCGGGAAGAGGCCCTGCGGCGCGCGGCGGCCTGCGGCTACCTGGGTGTCGAGAACGGAGACGAGAACTGA
- a CDS encoding cytosine permease, with product MPIEQRGVDTVPEAERTSGPRDLVAILLGSNLCLGVIVFGWLPVSFGLGLWASVTSVVAGTLVGVAVTAPLALVSLRTATNLSTSSGAFFGVRGRLVGSVVGLLLSLGYTALTLWIGGDVMVGTLARLVGLPTGGASHAVVYALLAACTAVAAVYGYRLLLKLSKALTVVMTVLLALGLLAYAGDFTTAAVPDTPYLLGSFWPTWLLSAVAAGLSGPVAFITLLGDYTRYVSPARHGSRSVWRATCLGLVVGLLVPQLFGTFTALAARGGLDYAGPLVAASPAWYLVPLLIAATAGSVGNAGLMLYSMGLDLDAILPRATRARATLVVAAVATGFVFLGHFASDAQSAMTSFVLLLTAIGTPWAVITLIGHVRCGGSYDPEALQVYNRRSRGGIYWFSAGWHPRATASWAIGAAVGLAAVSTPMYEGPLLALTGGIDCSFVLSGLVGGMLYGVLTPNRAPGTVTAPEALVEAAE from the coding sequence ATGCCGATAGAACAGCGCGGAGTCGACACCGTCCCCGAGGCCGAACGCACCAGCGGGCCCCGGGATCTCGTCGCGATCCTGCTCGGGTCCAACCTCTGCCTGGGGGTGATCGTCTTCGGCTGGCTCCCGGTCTCCTTCGGGCTCGGGCTCTGGGCCTCGGTGACCTCCGTCGTCGCCGGCACCCTCGTCGGCGTCGCCGTCACCGCCCCGCTGGCCCTGGTGTCGCTCCGTACCGCCACCAACCTCTCCACCTCCTCCGGCGCCTTCTTCGGCGTACGGGGCCGGCTGGTCGGCTCGGTGGTCGGACTGCTGCTCTCCCTCGGGTACACCGCGCTGACCCTCTGGATCGGCGGCGACGTGATGGTGGGGACGCTCGCCCGGCTCGTCGGCCTGCCGACCGGCGGCGCCTCGCACGCCGTCGTCTACGCGCTGCTCGCCGCCTGCACGGCGGTCGCCGCGGTGTACGGCTACCGGCTGCTGCTCAAGCTGAGCAAGGCGCTCACCGTCGTCATGACCGTGCTCCTCGCCCTCGGACTCCTCGCGTACGCAGGGGACTTCACGACGGCGGCGGTGCCGGACACCCCGTACCTGCTCGGCTCGTTCTGGCCGACCTGGCTGCTCTCGGCGGTGGCGGCGGGCCTCAGCGGACCGGTCGCCTTCATCACCCTGCTCGGCGACTACACCCGGTACGTCTCGCCCGCGCGGCACGGTTCCCGCTCCGTCTGGCGGGCCACCTGTCTCGGCCTGGTCGTCGGGCTGCTGGTCCCCCAGCTCTTCGGTACGTTCACGGCGCTCGCCGCCCGCGGCGGGCTCGACTACGCGGGACCGCTGGTCGCCGCCTCGCCCGCCTGGTACCTGGTCCCGCTGCTGATCGCGGCCACCGCCGGATCCGTCGGCAACGCCGGGCTGATGCTGTACTCGATGGGCCTCGACCTGGACGCCATCCTGCCCCGGGCCACCCGGGCCCGCGCCACGCTCGTGGTCGCGGCGGTGGCGACGGGCTTCGTCTTCCTCGGCCACTTCGCCTCGGACGCGCAGTCGGCGATGACCTCGTTCGTCCTGCTCCTCACGGCGATCGGCACGCCCTGGGCGGTGATCACCCTGATCGGCCATGTGCGCTGCGGAGGGTCGTACGACCCGGAGGCGCTTCAGGTCTACAACCGGCGCTCGCGCGGCGGGATCTACTGGTTCTCGGCGGGCTGGCACCCGCGCGCCACCGCCTCCTGGGCGATCGGCGCGGCGGTCGGCCTGGCCGCGGTGTCGACGCCGATGTACGAGGGACCGCTGCTCGCCCTGACCGGCGGGATCGACTGCAGCTTCGTACTGTCGGGGCTCGTGGGCGGCATGCTGTACGGGGTCCTGACGCCGAACAGGGCTCCCGGGACCGTGACGGCCCCGGAAGCCCTGGTGGAAGCAGCGGAGTAA
- a CDS encoding branched-chain amino acid aminotransferase produces the protein MTTPTIELKPSSSPLSAAEREAILANPGFGRHFTDHMVTIKWTEGRGWHDAQLVPYGPLALDPATNVLHYAQEIFEGLKAYRRPDGSVASFRPDANARRFQASARRLAMPELPVETFVEACDVLVQHDKAWVPEHGGEASLYLRPFMIATEVGLGVRPANEYLFVVIASPAGPYFPGGVKPVSIWLSENRVRAVPGGVGDAKTGGNYAASLLAQAEAAAKGCDQVAYLDAVEHKWVEELGGMNLYFVYGNKLVTPTLTGSLLAGITRDSLLKLAADLGLEPEEGRVSIDQWQADSANGTLTEVFACGTAAVITPVGTVKSERGEWQQSGGEPGEVTMKLRDALLAVQTGRAEDVHGWMHELG, from the coding sequence ATGACGACGCCCACGATCGAGCTCAAGCCCTCCTCCAGCCCGCTGTCCGCCGCGGAGCGCGAAGCGATCCTGGCCAACCCGGGATTCGGCCGCCACTTCACCGACCACATGGTCACCATCAAGTGGACCGAGGGCCGCGGCTGGCACGACGCCCAGCTCGTGCCGTACGGCCCGCTCGCACTCGACCCGGCGACGAACGTCCTGCACTACGCGCAGGAGATCTTCGAGGGCCTGAAGGCCTACCGCCGCCCCGACGGCTCGGTCGCCAGCTTCCGCCCCGACGCCAACGCCCGCCGCTTCCAGGCCTCCGCCCGCCGGCTCGCCATGCCCGAGCTGCCCGTGGAGACCTTCGTCGAGGCCTGTGACGTCCTCGTCCAGCACGACAAGGCGTGGGTCCCGGAGCACGGCGGCGAGGCCTCGCTCTACCTGCGCCCGTTCATGATCGCGACCGAGGTCGGCCTGGGCGTCCGCCCGGCCAACGAGTACCTCTTCGTCGTCATCGCCTCCCCGGCCGGCCCGTACTTCCCCGGTGGCGTGAAGCCCGTCTCCATCTGGCTCTCGGAGAACCGCGTCCGCGCCGTCCCCGGCGGCGTCGGCGACGCCAAGACCGGCGGCAACTACGCGGCCTCCCTGCTCGCGCAGGCCGAGGCCGCGGCGAAGGGCTGCGACCAGGTCGCCTACCTCGACGCCGTCGAGCACAAGTGGGTCGAGGAACTCGGCGGCATGAACCTGTACTTCGTGTACGGCAACAAGCTCGTCACCCCCACCCTCACCGGCTCGCTGCTCGCCGGCATCACCCGTGACTCGCTGCTCAAGCTGGCGGCGGACCTCGGTCTCGAGCCGGAGGAGGGCCGCGTCTCCATCGACCAGTGGCAGGCCGACTCCGCTAACGGCACTCTCACCGAGGTCTTCGCCTGCGGTACCGCCGCCGTGATCACCCCGGTCGGCACGGTCAAGTCCGAGCGGGGTGAGTGGCAGCAGTCCGGCGGCGAGCCCGGCGAGGTCACGATGAAGCTGCGCGACGCGCTGCTCGCCGTCCAGACCGGCAGGGCCGAGGACGTCCACGGCTGGATGCACGAGCTGGGCTAG